The following proteins are encoded in a genomic region of Salvia miltiorrhiza cultivar Shanhuang (shh) unplaced genomic scaffold, IMPLAD_Smil_shh fragScaff_scaffold_66:::fragment_1, whole genome shotgun sequence:
- the LOC131003083 gene encoding axial regulator YABBY 5-like isoform X2 → MDVSEQFRYIPCNFCNIVLAVSVPCSSLLDVVTVRCGHCSNLWTVNMAAAAFPSMQPPSSCQDFQATNSSTTPTEYKVDLSSSSKWNYKTQPSISKKPEPRIVNRPPEKRQRVPSAYNQFIKEEIQRIKANNPEISHREAFSTAAKNWAHFPHIHFGLMLETNSQPKLNEGPEKHQFRRAAIRNK, encoded by the exons ATGGATGTGTCCGAGCAATTCCGCTACATCCCTTGCAACTTCTGCAACATCGTTCTTGCG GTGAGTGTTCCATGCAGCAGTTTGCTTGATGTTGTGACAGTTCGATGCGGCCACTGCAGCAATCTGTGGACTGTGAATATGGCTGCTGCTGCCTTCCCATCGATGCAGCCGCCCTCTTCCTGCCAAGATTTTCAG GCAACTAACAGCAGTACTACTCCAACTGAATACAAGGTTGATCTGAGCTCATCTTCCAAATGGAACTACAAAACCCAGCCCTCAATTTCGAAAAAACCTGAGCCCAGAATCGTGAATCGac CTCCGGAGAAGAGGCAGCGAGTTCCATCAGCGTATAACCAGTTCATAAA AGAGGAGATTCAAAGAATCAAGGCCAATAATCCAGAAATCAGTCACAGGGAGGCTTTCAGTACTGCTGCAAAAAAT TGGGCACACTTTCCTCATATTCATTTTGGGCTGATGCTGGAGACAAATAGCCAACCAAAACTCAACGAG gGGCCGGAAAAGCATCAAT
- the LOC131003083 gene encoding axial regulator YABBY 5-like isoform X1 → MDVSEQFRYIPCNFCNIVLAVSVPCSSLLDVVTVRCGHCSNLWTVNMAAAAFPSMQPPSSCQDFQATNSSTTPTEYKVDLSSSSKWNYKTQPSISKKPEPRIVNRPPEKRQRVPSAYNQFIKEEIQRIKANNPEISHREAFSTAAKNWAHFPHIHFGLMLETNSQPKLNEVMSIYLSISRIISCANLASFLQQIIHPQNDKHSLLCFLY, encoded by the exons ATGGATGTGTCCGAGCAATTCCGCTACATCCCTTGCAACTTCTGCAACATCGTTCTTGCG GTGAGTGTTCCATGCAGCAGTTTGCTTGATGTTGTGACAGTTCGATGCGGCCACTGCAGCAATCTGTGGACTGTGAATATGGCTGCTGCTGCCTTCCCATCGATGCAGCCGCCCTCTTCCTGCCAAGATTTTCAG GCAACTAACAGCAGTACTACTCCAACTGAATACAAGGTTGATCTGAGCTCATCTTCCAAATGGAACTACAAAACCCAGCCCTCAATTTCGAAAAAACCTGAGCCCAGAATCGTGAATCGac CTCCGGAGAAGAGGCAGCGAGTTCCATCAGCGTATAACCAGTTCATAAA AGAGGAGATTCAAAGAATCAAGGCCAATAATCCAGAAATCAGTCACAGGGAGGCTTTCAGTACTGCTGCAAAAAAT TGGGCACACTTTCCTCATATTCATTTTGGGCTGATGCTGGAGACAAATAGCCAACCAAAACTCAACGAGGTAATGTCGATATACCTTTCTATTTCTCGAATTATATCTTGTGCAAATTTAGCTTCATTTCTTCAACAAATCATCCATCCACAAAATGACAAGCATTCGTTATTGTGTTTCCTTTATTAG